In one Nocardioides sp. NBC_00368 genomic region, the following are encoded:
- the polA gene encoding DNA polymerase I → MADVTRDRLLLLDGHSLAYRAFFALPVENFSTVTGQNTNAVYGFTSMLVNVLRDETPTHVAVAFDLSRQTFRLEEYSEYKAKRNKTPDEFKSQLPLIQRLLDVLHIRHLSVAGYEADDIIATLVTQGLEAGMEVLILTGDRDSLQLVTESSTVLYPMRGVSDLARMTPEAVETKYGVPPHRYPELAALVGEDSDNLPGIPGVGPKTAAKWINTYDGLDNVITHADQIKGKAGDNLRAHLGDVMRNRRLNALVRDLPLEVGPTDLGRVEWDRAAALELLDELEFRGEIRTRITDVLAPEDDVPVDESGFALEGETLAPGAVGAFLDDLGTTPVGLHVRGAWGSGTGRVDGFGFATQERAAYAGVEGLTPEDEAALADWLADAAKPKIMHDAKGPELAIDAHGWSLRGLVTDTALSAYIVAPDQRSYDLADLTLRYLKRELKQEDDGGQESLFGDDEVGGDGVATTSMLYARAVLDLAAELDSAVEAAGGHRLLSEVELPLLHLLARMEKTGIAVDTEHLDALERHFAGQMKQAADEAYGVIGKEINLGSPKQLQVVLFDELDMPKTKRTKTGWTTDADALQQLYVKTEHPFLLALLRHRDVTRLRVTIEGLLKTVQDDGRIHTTFNQTIAATGRLSSTEPNLQNIPVRTEEGRGIRKGFVVGDGFESLMTADYSQIEMRIMAHLSEDELLIEAFRSGRDFHSITAARVFGVDPDAVSVEQRAKIKAMNYGLAYGLSAFGLSQQLGIEPSEARGLMEEYFETFGGIRDYLRSLVEEARRTGYTETIMGRRRYLPDLLSDNRQRRETAERMALNAPIQGSAADLIKVAMLRVQAAIDEAGLSSRMLLQVHDELVFEVASGEREPLEALVREQMGSAADLNVPLDVSVGTGLSWHEAAH, encoded by the coding sequence GTGGCTGATGTGACGCGTGACCGACTGCTCCTTCTCGATGGGCACTCGCTGGCCTACCGGGCCTTCTTCGCCCTGCCGGTGGAGAACTTCTCGACCGTCACGGGGCAGAACACCAATGCCGTCTACGGCTTCACCTCGATGCTGGTCAACGTGCTGCGCGACGAGACCCCGACCCACGTCGCGGTCGCCTTCGACCTGTCGCGGCAGACGTTCCGGCTGGAGGAATACTCCGAATACAAGGCCAAGCGCAACAAGACTCCCGACGAGTTCAAGTCCCAGCTGCCGCTGATCCAGCGACTGCTCGACGTGCTGCACATCCGCCACCTGTCCGTCGCCGGCTACGAGGCCGACGACATCATCGCGACCCTGGTGACCCAGGGGCTCGAGGCCGGGATGGAGGTGCTGATCCTGACCGGCGACCGCGACTCGCTGCAGCTGGTCACCGAGTCCTCCACCGTGCTCTACCCGATGCGCGGCGTCTCCGACCTGGCGCGGATGACGCCGGAGGCCGTCGAGACGAAATACGGCGTCCCCCCGCACCGCTATCCCGAGCTGGCCGCGCTGGTGGGCGAGGACTCCGACAACCTGCCCGGCATCCCGGGAGTGGGGCCGAAGACCGCCGCCAAGTGGATCAACACCTACGACGGCCTCGACAACGTGATCACCCACGCCGACCAGATCAAGGGCAAGGCCGGCGACAACCTGCGCGCCCACCTCGGTGACGTGATGCGCAACCGGCGGCTCAACGCGCTGGTGCGAGACCTGCCCCTCGAGGTCGGCCCGACGGATCTCGGCCGGGTCGAGTGGGACCGGGCGGCCGCGCTGGAGCTCCTCGACGAGCTCGAGTTCCGTGGGGAGATCCGCACCCGGATCACCGACGTACTCGCGCCCGAGGACGACGTCCCGGTCGACGAGAGCGGGTTCGCGCTGGAGGGCGAGACGCTGGCCCCCGGCGCCGTGGGGGCATTCCTGGACGACCTCGGGACCACGCCCGTCGGTCTGCACGTGCGCGGAGCCTGGGGTTCCGGCACCGGCCGCGTGGACGGGTTCGGTTTCGCGACGCAGGAGCGTGCTGCGTACGCGGGGGTGGAGGGGTTGACCCCCGAGGACGAGGCGGCGTTGGCCGACTGGCTCGCGGATGCCGCCAAGCCGAAGATCATGCACGACGCCAAGGGGCCCGAGCTGGCGATCGACGCCCACGGCTGGTCGCTGCGCGGGCTGGTGACCGACACGGCGCTCTCGGCCTACATCGTGGCTCCCGACCAGCGTTCCTACGACCTCGCCGACCTGACGCTGCGCTATCTCAAGCGTGAGCTCAAGCAGGAGGACGACGGTGGTCAGGAGTCGCTCTTCGGGGACGACGAGGTCGGTGGCGACGGGGTGGCGACGACTTCGATGCTCTACGCCAGGGCCGTGCTCGACCTGGCCGCCGAGCTCGACTCGGCCGTCGAGGCCGCCGGCGGACACCGGCTGCTCTCGGAGGTGGAGCTTCCTCTGCTGCACCTGCTGGCCAGGATGGAGAAGACCGGCATCGCGGTCGACACCGAGCATCTCGACGCGCTGGAGCGCCACTTCGCCGGCCAGATGAAGCAGGCCGCCGACGAGGCCTACGGCGTGATCGGCAAGGAGATCAACCTCGGCTCGCCCAAGCAGCTGCAGGTGGTGCTCTTCGACGAGCTCGACATGCCGAAGACGAAGCGCACCAAGACCGGCTGGACCACCGACGCCGACGCGCTCCAGCAGCTCTACGTGAAGACCGAGCACCCGTTCCTGCTCGCGCTGCTGCGCCACCGCGACGTCACCCGGCTGCGGGTCACGATCGAGGGCCTGCTCAAGACCGTGCAGGACGATGGACGGATCCACACCACCTTCAACCAGACCATCGCGGCCACCGGCCGGCTCTCCTCGACCGAGCCCAACCTGCAGAACATCCCGGTACGCACCGAGGAAGGCCGCGGCATCCGCAAGGGCTTCGTCGTCGGTGACGGGTTCGAGTCGCTGATGACCGCCGACTACAGCCAGATCGAGATGCGGATCATGGCTCACCTGTCCGAGGACGAGCTGCTCATCGAGGCGTTCCGTTCCGGGCGCGACTTCCACTCGATCACCGCGGCCCGGGTCTTCGGCGTCGACCCCGACGCGGTCTCGGTGGAGCAGCGGGCCAAGATCAAGGCGATGAACTACGGGCTCGCCTACGGCCTGTCCGCCTTCGGTCTCTCCCAGCAGCTCGGCATCGAGCCGAGCGAGGCGCGCGGGCTGATGGAGGAATACTTCGAGACCTTCGGCGGCATCCGCGACTACCTGCGCAGCCTGGTCGAGGAGGCCCGGCGCACGGGTTACACCGAGACCATCATGGGTCGCCGCCGCTACCTCCCCGACCTGCTCTCCGACAACCGCCAGCGCCGCGAGACCGCCGAGCGGATGGCGCTCAACGCCCCCATCCAGGGTTCCGCCGCAGACCTGATCAAGGTCGCCATGCTGCGGGTCCAGGCCGCCATCGACGAGGCCGGCCTCTCGTCCCGGATGCTCCTCCAGGTCCACGACGAGCTCGTCTTCGAGGTCGCGTCCGGCGAGCGGGAGCCGCTGGAAGCTCTCGTGCGCGAGCAGATGGGCTCCGCCGCCGACCTCAACGTCCCCCTCGACGTCTCCGTCGGCACCGGTCTCTCCTGGCACGAAGCCGCCCACTGA
- a CDS encoding hotdog fold thioesterase: protein MTDALHTTDPTEIAKFVGSLPQGAGALNEKMGVEIIEISAEKVVGTMPVDGNTQPYGLLHGGASVVLAETLGSIGSGIHGHSLSKIAVGVDINATHHRSATSGIVTGTATAIHLGRNSAAYEIVITDERGKRVCTSRITCALIAAPQISN from the coding sequence ATGACCGATGCACTCCACACCACCGACCCCACCGAGATCGCGAAGTTCGTGGGATCGCTCCCCCAGGGCGCGGGCGCACTCAACGAGAAGATGGGCGTCGAGATCATCGAGATCTCCGCAGAGAAGGTCGTCGGCACGATGCCGGTCGACGGCAACACCCAGCCCTACGGTCTGCTCCACGGCGGCGCCTCGGTCGTCCTCGCCGAGACCCTCGGTTCGATCGGCTCCGGCATCCACGGCCACTCGCTGAGCAAGATCGCGGTCGGCGTCGACATCAACGCCACCCACCACCGCTCGGCGACCTCCGGCATCGTCACCGGCACCGCGACGGCGATCCATCTGGGGCGGAACTCCGCGGCGTACGAGATCGTGATCACCGACGAGCGCGGCAAGCGGGTCTGCACCTCGCGGATCACCTGTGCGCTGATCGCGGCCCCGCAGATCTCGAACTGA
- a CDS encoding ABC transporter substrate-binding protein: MKLTAGAGALALSFTLAACGGETASEEPEKKAAAKGDGTLTIGQLLPQTGSLAFLGPPEFAGSDLAIQDINAAGGVLGKDVVSVVADSGDTTSAIAPTEADKLIDAKSDVIVGTASSGVSMTVIDKIMSSGTVMFSPANTSTEFDEGDFAKPDLYFRTAPSDILQGAVMANLLLEDKRTNVAILARQDAYGETLAEEVKANLEGAGSKVATTAFYSEDATSFDAQINEIAGAGADAVVVIAFEETKKLIPQLIAAGAGPAKLPTYFVDGNLSDYSKDFTKGELKGVKGTLPGAETTGDFKEQLLKVDPKLADYSYAAESYDATIVSALAAVQADNDNGEAIAKEIVDITTGGEKCETYADCVKLIEDGKDIDYDGKSGPIELGETGSPTAASIGIYQYNDKATYAPVKYIAGEV; this comes from the coding sequence ATGAAGCTGACCGCGGGCGCCGGCGCCTTGGCGCTCAGCTTCACCCTCGCCGCCTGCGGCGGCGAGACCGCTTCCGAGGAGCCGGAGAAGAAGGCTGCCGCCAAGGGCGACGGCACTCTCACCATCGGGCAGCTCCTCCCGCAGACCGGCAGCCTCGCGTTCCTCGGCCCGCCCGAGTTCGCCGGATCCGACCTGGCGATCCAGGACATCAACGCCGCCGGTGGTGTGCTCGGCAAGGACGTCGTGTCCGTCGTGGCCGACTCCGGTGACACGACCTCCGCGATCGCGCCGACCGAGGCCGACAAGCTCATCGACGCCAAGTCCGACGTCATCGTCGGCACGGCCTCCTCGGGCGTGTCGATGACCGTGATCGACAAGATCATGTCGTCCGGCACCGTGATGTTCTCCCCGGCCAACACCTCGACCGAGTTCGACGAGGGCGACTTCGCCAAGCCGGACCTCTACTTCCGCACGGCTCCGTCCGACATCCTGCAGGGCGCCGTCATGGCCAACCTGCTGCTGGAGGACAAGCGCACCAACGTCGCGATCCTGGCCCGCCAGGACGCCTACGGTGAGACGCTCGCCGAGGAGGTCAAGGCCAACCTCGAGGGTGCCGGCTCCAAGGTCGCCACCACGGCGTTCTACTCCGAGGACGCCACCTCGTTCGACGCCCAGATCAACGAGATCGCGGGCGCCGGTGCGGACGCGGTCGTCGTGATCGCGTTCGAGGAGACCAAGAAGCTCATCCCGCAGCTCATCGCCGCGGGTGCCGGCCCGGCCAAGCTGCCGACCTACTTCGTGGACGGCAACCTGTCGGACTACTCCAAGGACTTCACCAAGGGTGAGCTCAAGGGCGTCAAGGGCACCCTGCCCGGCGCCGAGACCACCGGTGACTTCAAGGAGCAGCTGCTGAAGGTCGACCCGAAGCTGGCCGACTACTCCTACGCCGCCGAGTCCTACGACGCCACCATCGTCTCCGCGCTGGCGGCGGTGCAGGCCGACAACGACAACGGTGAGGCGATCGCCAAGGAGATCGTCGACATCACCACCGGTGGCGAGAAGTGCGAGACGTACGCCGACTGCGTCAAGCTCATCGAGGACGGCAAGGACATCGACTACGACGGCAAGTCCGGCCCGATCGAGCTCGGCGAGACCGGTAGCCCGACGGCCGCGTCGATCGGTATCTACCAGTACAACGACAAGGCGACTTACGCGCCCGTCAAGTACATCGCTGGCGAGGTCTGA
- a CDS encoding GNAT family N-acetyltransferase: MSRVPVTLREARADDALFLLGIWQDALRMADAQEQLGDLESIIRGADASPDQRLLVAECGSEPVGAVYLCATTFGPLNLEPTVQIFAPHVVPSFRRRGVGRMLMESAVAFAEERGVRTIAAAATAGGRDGNRFLARLGLGAQAVMRVAPTAVVRSRLNVLGRALPHHARLQRSPKQSSAVGELLAARRSQRRSHTVA, translated from the coding sequence ATGAGCAGGGTGCCGGTGACGCTGCGGGAGGCGCGAGCCGACGATGCGCTCTTCCTCCTCGGCATCTGGCAGGACGCGCTGCGGATGGCCGACGCCCAGGAGCAGCTGGGCGATCTCGAGAGCATCATCCGCGGTGCCGACGCCTCCCCCGACCAGCGCCTCCTGGTCGCCGAGTGCGGCAGCGAGCCCGTCGGCGCGGTCTACCTGTGCGCCACGACCTTCGGTCCGCTCAACCTGGAGCCGACCGTGCAGATCTTCGCGCCCCACGTCGTCCCCAGCTTCCGCCGCCGCGGCGTGGGCCGGATGCTGATGGAGTCGGCCGTCGCCTTCGCGGAGGAGCGCGGGGTCAGGACGATCGCCGCCGCGGCCACCGCCGGCGGCCGTGACGGCAACCGGTTCCTCGCCCGGCTCGGCCTCGGCGCCCAAGCGGTCATGCGGGTGGCTCCGACGGCAGTCGTACGCTCCCGGCTCAACGTCCTCGGCCGGGCCCTCCCCCACCACGCCCGCCTGCAGCGCAGCCCGAAGCAGTCCAGCGCCGTCGGCGAGCTGCTCGCCGCCCGCCGTTCCCAGCGACGCTCGCACACCGTCGCCTGA
- a CDS encoding ABC transporter ATP-binding protein: MTSTDAEKFREKHLSEAEGAVLRADGLIAGYLPGVNILNDTDLYCQPGELVGIIGPNGAGKSTLLKALFGLVKIHEGTVKLNGEDITGKRADELVSRGIGFVPQTNNVFPSLTIEENLEMGCYQAPKKFAERFDFVTAIFPALGERRKQRAGGLSGGERQMVAMGRALMMEPSVLLLDEPSAGLSPVMQDEVFVQTRKINKAGVSVVMVEQNARRCLQICDRGYVLDQGRNAYTGAGRELADDPKVIELYLGTLGAKED, from the coding sequence GTGACTTCCACCGATGCGGAGAAGTTCCGCGAGAAGCACCTGAGCGAGGCCGAGGGTGCGGTGCTCCGTGCCGACGGGCTCATCGCCGGCTACCTGCCCGGGGTCAACATCCTCAACGACACCGACCTCTACTGCCAGCCCGGCGAGCTGGTCGGCATCATCGGCCCCAACGGCGCCGGCAAGTCGACCCTGCTCAAGGCGCTGTTCGGCCTGGTCAAGATCCACGAGGGCACGGTCAAGCTCAACGGCGAGGACATCACCGGCAAGCGTGCCGACGAGCTGGTCAGCCGGGGGATCGGGTTCGTCCCGCAGACCAACAACGTCTTCCCGAGCCTGACCATCGAGGAGAACCTCGAGATGGGCTGCTACCAGGCCCCGAAGAAGTTCGCGGAGCGGTTCGACTTCGTCACCGCGATCTTCCCGGCCCTCGGCGAGCGGCGCAAGCAGCGTGCCGGCGGGCTCTCGGGCGGTGAGCGCCAGATGGTCGCCATGGGCCGGGCGCTGATGATGGAGCCGTCGGTCCTGCTGCTGGACGAGCCCTCCGCGGGGCTCTCGCCGGTCATGCAGGACGAGGTCTTCGTCCAGACCCGCAAGATCAACAAGGCCGGTGTCTCGGTCGTGATGGTCGAGCAGAACGCCCGCCGCTGTCTGCAGATCTGCGACCGCGGCTACGTGCTGGACCAGGGCCGTAACGCCTACACGGGCGCCGGCCGCGAGCTCGCCGACGACCCGAAGGTGATCGAGCTCTACCTCGGCACCCTGGGTGCCAAGGAGGACTGA
- a CDS encoding ABC transporter ATP-binding protein → MTDQTNAEKNAEIKTGPAGLAGVSTEPGAKKPDPILVADNITRTFGGLTAVDVDHVEIQRGAITALIGPNGAGKTTFFNLLTGFDQPNTGSWSLEGKSLKGVAPYKVARLGMVRTFQLTKVLAKLTVIENMRLGATGQKGERFWAAPFKFLWGNQENAVTEKADDLLARFLLDKKREDFAGSLSGGQRKLLEMARALMVDPEVVMLDEPMAGVNPALKQSLLGHVKSLRDEGRTVLFVEHDMDMVRDISDWVIVMAQGKIVAEGTPESVMADQRVIDAYLGAHHDTDLSDLDEEQLEAEVEAEIAQEEDAK, encoded by the coding sequence ATGACTGACCAGACGAACGCAGAGAAGAACGCAGAGATCAAGACCGGGCCCGCGGGCCTGGCCGGTGTGAGCACCGAGCCGGGCGCCAAGAAGCCCGACCCGATCCTGGTCGCCGACAACATCACGCGTACGTTCGGCGGCCTCACCGCCGTCGACGTCGACCACGTCGAGATCCAGCGGGGTGCGATCACCGCGCTGATCGGCCCCAACGGGGCCGGCAAGACGACGTTCTTCAACCTGCTGACCGGCTTCGACCAGCCGAACACCGGCTCGTGGAGCCTGGAGGGCAAGTCCCTCAAGGGCGTCGCTCCCTACAAGGTGGCCCGCCTCGGGATGGTGCGCACCTTCCAGCTCACCAAGGTGCTGGCCAAGCTCACCGTGATCGAGAACATGCGCCTGGGCGCCACCGGGCAGAAGGGTGAGCGGTTCTGGGCCGCGCCGTTCAAGTTCCTGTGGGGCAACCAGGAGAACGCCGTCACGGAGAAGGCCGACGACCTGCTCGCCCGCTTCCTGCTCGACAAGAAGCGCGAGGACTTCGCCGGGTCGCTCTCCGGCGGCCAGCGGAAGCTGCTGGAGATGGCCCGCGCGCTCATGGTCGATCCGGAGGTGGTCATGCTCGACGAGCCGATGGCGGGGGTGAACCCGGCCCTGAAGCAGTCGCTGCTGGGCCACGTGAAGTCTCTGCGCGACGAGGGCCGCACGGTCCTCTTCGTCGAGCACGACATGGACATGGTCCGCGACATCTCCGACTGGGTCATCGTGATGGCGCAGGGCAAGATCGTCGCGGAGGGCACCCCGGAGTCGGTCATGGCCGACCAGCGTGTCATCGATGCCTATCTCGGGGCCCACCACGACACCGACCTGAGCGATCTCGACGAGGAGCAGCTCGAGGCCGAGGTCGAGGCCGAGATCGCCCAAGAGGAGGACGCGAAGTGA
- a CDS encoding branched-chain amino acid ABC transporter permease, with amino-acid sequence MDILDILRAGLQQALGPQAIVFALAAIGLNIHFGYTGLLNFGQAGFVAVGAYGLAVSVVTFDAPFWLGIIMALVAPLVLAVILGVPTLRLRADYLAIVTIAAAEVLRFVFGAVETKDTFGGSNGLNGFARPFQEANPYNSGIDLGIISFGRNDLWSLTVGWILVALCCVLVWALMRSPWGRVLRSIREDEDAVRSLGKNVFAYKMQALALGGVIGGLGGMFLALKQASVVPSDYSTLMTFYAFAALLLGGAARVMGPVIGSILFWFLIAGLGSFFSQSAGEGGWIPSVIMTDTQASVIRYIVLGLAIMLLMIFRPQGIFGDRREIAIDGR; translated from the coding sequence ATGGACATTCTCGACATTCTCCGGGCAGGGCTGCAGCAGGCGCTCGGCCCGCAGGCGATCGTCTTCGCCCTGGCCGCGATCGGCCTCAACATCCACTTCGGCTACACCGGGCTGCTCAACTTCGGCCAGGCCGGGTTCGTCGCGGTGGGTGCGTACGGTCTGGCCGTCTCCGTGGTCACCTTCGACGCCCCGTTCTGGCTCGGCATCATCATGGCGCTGGTGGCACCGCTGGTGCTCGCCGTGATCCTGGGTGTGCCGACCCTGCGTCTGCGCGCCGACTATCTGGCGATCGTCACGATCGCGGCGGCCGAGGTGCTGAGGTTCGTCTTCGGTGCCGTGGAGACCAAGGACACCTTCGGTGGCTCCAACGGTCTCAACGGCTTCGCCCGGCCCTTCCAGGAGGCGAACCCTTACAACAGCGGCATCGACCTGGGCATCATCTCGTTCGGCCGCAACGACCTGTGGTCACTGACGGTGGGCTGGATCCTGGTCGCGCTGTGCTGCGTGCTGGTGTGGGCGCTCATGCGCAGCCCGTGGGGCCGCGTGCTGCGCTCGATCCGCGAGGACGAGGATGCGGTGCGCTCGCTGGGCAAGAACGTCTTCGCCTACAAGATGCAGGCCCTCGCCCTCGGTGGCGTCATCGGTGGTCTGGGCGGCATGTTCCTGGCTCTCAAGCAGGCCTCGGTCGTGCCGAGCGACTACTCGACGCTGATGACCTTCTACGCCTTCGCCGCGCTGCTCCTCGGTGGCGCCGCCCGGGTGATGGGCCCCGTCATCGGTTCGATCCTGTTCTGGTTCCTGATCGCGGGGCTAGGCTCGTTCTTCAGCCAGTCGGCTGGTGAAGGTGGCTGGATCCCGTCGGTGATCATGACCGACACCCAGGCCAGCGTGATCCGCTACATCGTGCTGGGTCTGGCCATCATGCTGCTGATGATCTTCCGACCCCAGGGGATCTTCGGCGACCGTAGGGAGATCGCGATCGATGGACGCTGA
- a CDS encoding ABC transporter permease subunit, translating to MRKRLYRVLVALIGALMVLLVGSAGAAQATDTPPPDATAIQVTLQDEANKDAQGNPKPISGVTLEVSKDGEKAGEGVTDAKGVAIIVVEELGKYTVTLDEKTLPEGTVLDENTKNEATVQVRFQGPNNRAIFPIGVTAGEQSNFAKDLAQNLRAGIVFALVLCLAGLGFSLIFGTTGLSNFAHGELLTFGAVMAWTFDQIFKTGGLATVSVILAGIIAVILGGVGGYVQDKVLWGPLRRRGTGLIAMMIVSIGLAIFLRYLFQYFYGSSTRSLSQYSGQQREQHWYYLGLSLSDREAVIVLIAIVTITVVCVWMAKSRMGKAMRAVSDNPALAASSGLRVDSVITNAWVIGGALTALSGVLYAMQLQVNSFMGMRILLVIFAAVTLGGLGTIWGALVGSMVIGLVYELGPLFGVPSSIKEVGPLLIMIVILLVRPQGILGRKERLG from the coding sequence GTGCGCAAGCGGCTCTACAGAGTCCTCGTCGCGCTCATCGGTGCGCTGATGGTGCTGTTGGTAGGGAGCGCGGGTGCCGCACAGGCAACCGACACCCCACCGCCGGATGCCACCGCGATCCAGGTGACGCTTCAGGACGAGGCCAACAAGGATGCCCAAGGCAATCCGAAACCGATCTCGGGAGTGACCCTCGAGGTCAGCAAGGACGGCGAGAAGGCCGGCGAGGGCGTCACCGACGCCAAGGGTGTCGCGATCATCGTGGTCGAGGAGCTCGGCAAGTACACGGTGACCCTCGACGAGAAGACCCTTCCCGAGGGGACGGTCCTCGACGAGAACACCAAGAACGAGGCCACCGTCCAAGTACGCTTCCAGGGCCCCAACAACCGGGCGATCTTCCCGATCGGCGTCACCGCCGGTGAGCAGTCGAACTTCGCCAAGGACCTCGCCCAGAACCTGCGCGCCGGCATCGTCTTCGCTCTGGTCCTGTGTCTGGCCGGCCTCGGCTTCTCGCTGATCTTCGGCACCACCGGCCTGTCCAACTTCGCCCACGGTGAGCTGCTCACCTTCGGTGCGGTGATGGCCTGGACCTTCGACCAGATCTTCAAGACCGGCGGTCTGGCCACGGTCTCGGTGATCCTGGCCGGCATCATCGCGGTCATCCTCGGCGGTGTGGGTGGCTACGTGCAGGACAAGGTCCTGTGGGGCCCGCTGCGCCGCCGCGGCACCGGTCTGATCGCGATGATGATCGTCTCGATCGGTCTGGCGATCTTCCTGCGCTACCTGTTCCAGTACTTCTACGGCTCCTCGACCCGCTCGCTGTCGCAGTACAGCGGCCAGCAGCGCGAGCAGCACTGGTACTACCTCGGTCTCTCGCTCTCCGACCGCGAGGCGGTCATCGTCCTCATCGCGATCGTCACCATCACCGTGGTGTGCGTGTGGATGGCCAAGAGCCGGATGGGCAAGGCGATGCGCGCGGTCTCGGACAACCCCGCGCTGGCCGCGTCCTCGGGCCTTCGGGTCGACAGCGTCATCACCAACGCGTGGGTGATCGGTGGGGCGCTGACCGCGCTGTCCGGCGTGCTCTACGCGATGCAGCTTCAGGTCAACAGCTTCATGGGCATGCGGATCCTGCTGGTCATCTTCGCCGCGGTCACCCTCGGTGGTCTCGGCACGATCTGGGGTGCCCTCGTCGGCTCGATGGTGATCGGGCTCGTCTACGAGCTCGGGCCGCTGTTCGGCGTACCCAGCTCGATCAAGGAGGTCGGCCCGCTGCTGATCATGATCGTGATCTTGCTGGTGCGGCCCCAGGGCATCCTGGGTCGTAAAGAGCGGCTCGGGTAG
- a CDS encoding response regulator, which produces MDLKEMLTEEGYEVVGEAGDGKAAIELATEHRPDLVILDVKMPVLDGIAAAEAIARDRIAPVVMLTAFSQRDLVERARDAGAMAYLVKPFNITDLVPAIELAVSRFQELAQLEKEVAGLTDRLETRKAVDRAKGILQEGLTLSEPEAFRWIQKTAMDLRLSMRQVAEGVIEHGVSGPRT; this is translated from the coding sequence ATGGACCTCAAGGAGATGCTCACCGAGGAGGGCTACGAGGTCGTCGGTGAGGCCGGCGACGGCAAGGCCGCGATCGAGCTCGCCACCGAGCACAGACCCGATCTGGTGATCCTCGACGTGAAGATGCCGGTGCTCGACGGGATCGCGGCCGCGGAGGCGATCGCGCGCGACCGGATCGCCCCGGTCGTCATGCTGACCGCCTTCTCGCAGCGTGACCTCGTGGAACGGGCCCGCGACGCGGGGGCGATGGCCTACCTCGTCAAGCCGTTCAACATCACCGACCTGGTGCCCGCGATCGAGCTGGCGGTGAGCCGCTTCCAGGAGCTCGCCCAGCTCGAGAAGGAGGTCGCCGGTCTGACCGACCGGCTGGAGACCCGCAAGGCGGTCGACCGGGCCAAGGGGATCCTCCAGGAGGGGCTCACCCTGAGCGAGCCCGAGGCGTTCCGCTGGATCCAGAAGACCGCGATGGACCTGCGTCTGTCGATGCGCCAGGTCGCCGAGGGCGTCATCGAGCACGGCGTCAGCGGGCCGCGTACCTGA
- a CDS encoding transcriptional regulator, with product MSVLERRLRPCTQPVSASRHSPCFKGESLSAAARATGVARSTIREWRDSKPGERPGACPRCDGRPIDQEAYAALLGFYLGDGHIAKAARYYFLRITCDLAHPRIIDDVVDLLGRIRPGGNVFIVRKPGCVDVQLNWQHLPCLFPQHGPGRKHERKIVLEPWQQEIVSAHPGPFLRGLFHSDGCRVSNWATRIVAGEKKRYEYGRWQFVNHSDDIRGLCTWALDLVDIPWRQSSWKTISVSRREAVAALDALIGPKS from the coding sequence GTGTCGGTGCTCGAGCGCAGACTACGACCATGTACGCAGCCCGTGTCCGCGTCGAGGCACTCGCCCTGCTTCAAGGGCGAGTCGCTGTCTGCAGCGGCGCGGGCTACGGGAGTTGCCCGATCTACGATCCGCGAGTGGCGAGACAGCAAGCCGGGTGAGAGACCGGGCGCCTGTCCGCGGTGCGACGGCCGTCCGATCGACCAGGAGGCGTACGCCGCGCTTCTCGGTTTCTACCTCGGCGACGGCCACATCGCGAAAGCCGCGCGCTACTACTTCCTCCGGATCACGTGCGACCTGGCCCATCCCCGGATCATCGACGACGTAGTCGACCTGCTCGGCCGAATCAGGCCGGGCGGCAACGTATTCATCGTCAGGAAGCCCGGCTGTGTGGACGTTCAGCTGAATTGGCAGCACTTGCCCTGCCTCTTCCCGCAGCACGGCCCCGGCCGCAAGCACGAACGCAAGATCGTCCTGGAGCCATGGCAGCAGGAGATCGTGTCAGCCCACCCCGGCCCGTTCCTCCGTGGGCTGTTCCATTCTGACGGGTGCCGGGTGTCGAACTGGGCGACCCGGATCGTCGCCGGAGAGAAGAAGCGCTACGAGTACGGCCGCTGGCAGTTCGTCAATCATTCGGACGACATCCGCGGCCTGTGCACCTGGGCGCTCGACCTGGTCGACATCCCGTGGCGCCAGTCCTCCTGGAAGACGATCAGCGTCTCGCGCCGCGAGGCGGTCGCGGCGCTCGACGCGTTGATCGGCCCGAAGAGCTAG